The window TCAATTTATATTCTTTACTATACACTTTATTTATTTCAAGACTATTACAATCCGATTAAGATAAAATTAAATTAAACGTTTGAAATTGTTTTGTCTTTCAAATTTTCAATATAGTGTTGCGCAGCTTGTGCAGCAATACTTCCATCTCCTGTAGCAGTTACAATTTGACGAAGCATTTTCTCACGAACATCCCCTGCGCCGAATATCCCAGGTACAGTTGTTTCCATTTTTTCGTTTGTTACAATGTATCCATTGTCATTTAAAATGCCTAAGTTTCCAAAAGGTTTTGTTAATGGAAGCATCCCTACATATACAAATACACCATCTGTTTCAAATTCTCTTTCCGTACCGTCCACGGTAGACACTAAAGTAACACTCGCTACTTTTCCATCTTTTCCGTGAATTTCTTTTAATGTTGTATTCCAGATAAAATCAATTTTCTCATTTGCAAATGCACGGTCTTGAAGAATTTTTTGTGCACGTAGCTCGTCACGACGATGTACAATAGTTACTTTGTTTGCAAATTTAGTTAGGAACGCACCTTCTTCAACAGCTGAGTCTCCTCCACCTACAACTACAAGGTTTTTCTGTTTAAAGAACGCTCCATCACAGACTGCACAGTAACTAACTCCGCGTCCACCTAGCTCTGTTTCTCCTGGAATACCCATTTTTTTGTATTCCGCGCCAGAAGAAATAATAACAGCTAATGCTTTATATTCTTTTCCACTAACTTTAACTGTTTTGTAAGCTTCTCCATCGATAATTTCTGAAACATCGCCGTATGCATATTCAGCACCGAACTTTTTCGCATGTTCAAACATTTTTGTCGAAAGCTCTGGTCCTAAGATCATTTCAAATCCAGGGTAGTTTTCCACTTCCTCCGTGTTCGCCATTTGGCCACCTG is drawn from Psychrobacillus sp. INOP01 and contains these coding sequences:
- the trxB gene encoding thioredoxin-disulfide reductase, which produces MTEDKIYDVIIIGAGPAGMTAAVYTSRANLSTLMIERGIPGGQMANTEEVENYPGFEMILGPELSTKMFEHAKKFGAEYAYGDVSEIIDGEAYKTVKVSGKEYKALAVIISSGAEYKKMGIPGETELGGRGVSYCAVCDGAFFKQKNLVVVGGGDSAVEEGAFLTKFANKVTIVHRRDELRAQKILQDRAFANEKIDFIWNTTLKEIHGKDGKVASVTLVSTVDGTEREFETDGVFVYVGMLPLTKPFGNLGILNDNGYIVTNEKMETTVPGIFGAGDVREKMLRQIVTATGDGSIAAQAAQHYIENLKDKTISNV